One window of Oscillibacter hominis genomic DNA carries:
- a CDS encoding LPXTG cell wall anchor domain-containing protein: MNHTFKKLFAILLSLAVMASAISLTAFAEESADQDMAGERTENAVNPEDGTDPAEEDEEAEPSEEVETGLNTPSEEEVEDVETGLGDAQDGEGEEPESSEEEIELGMKEAVYLFAAPKEEPDRLLVQDESGEVEYDTDAVVISTSGDYTVSGTGFGGNNVQIVSGSGEALEVSLTLDNVTIGELESGLSAIEIGEQCRVELTVVGDVSLTGGNGGAGIAVPASSALIITGDGSLTAIGSNGSDGNGSGAGIGGTAANGSSGDISVDSLSALTAQGYGGHAAGIGSATGNSGSIELSHVGNVRVQGGWAGYENQTNSNKNSPEGGPAIGGGGKGPNEYNSDGSDGTGLCGDISITDTTILSAVGGNKCAAIGSACWSDCGTITIDRSSLSGILGGGCGGAGIGLGRYNTNATGDVEIVITDSTVSARGGALGPAIGTTSTDDLGGGNAGTDSAVTIVNSTVEAIAGQGAAAIGAGYRFGNVRITIEKNSSVYALGGVLESKGEINKNGASAIGSGAYGSWCPGSSYGECTESRGITDFYGPCEISIDSTCSVVALSNGGKWAIDLGAELSSDVSGVAPMIQARFLVEEGLLSFSKEALGQSDYYEKNDADACTMIASNAENTVNMAGQSVTLPAGYICAAVSTGRTGTFRIQTSDDTLRFSQYDDANATFDYAGQESLAKADAAFAANSTLAESSYLYVALRGDEVPDEKPTPGGNEENSDDPSDEPSGGTPSVPETIVDEDVPMGDLPEIEPETEPEEAVEIPEEEAPLADAPKTGDSSLLLFGAMLGSLGGLVLLMRKKASE, from the coding sequence ATGAACCATACTTTTAAGAAGCTGTTTGCAATCCTGTTGTCCCTGGCCGTGATGGCGTCCGCCATCTCCCTGACGGCTTTTGCCGAGGAGAGCGCGGATCAGGACATGGCCGGTGAGCGGACGGAGAACGCCGTCAACCCGGAAGACGGCACCGATCCCGCCGAAGAGGATGAGGAAGCCGAGCCCTCTGAAGAAGTGGAGACCGGGCTCAATACTCCTTCCGAAGAGGAAGTGGAAGATGTCGAAACCGGTTTGGGCGACGCCCAGGACGGGGAGGGCGAGGAGCCTGAGTCCTCTGAGGAAGAAATTGAACTCGGTATGAAGGAAGCGGTTTACCTGTTTGCGGCTCCGAAGGAAGAGCCCGACCGGCTTTTGGTGCAGGACGAGAGCGGTGAGGTGGAGTATGACACCGACGCGGTGGTGATCAGCACCTCCGGCGACTACACGGTCTCCGGCACCGGCTTTGGTGGGAACAATGTGCAGATCGTGAGCGGGAGCGGCGAGGCCCTGGAGGTCTCCCTGACCCTGGACAATGTGACCATCGGCGAACTGGAGAGCGGACTTTCCGCCATTGAGATCGGCGAGCAGTGCCGCGTGGAGCTCACCGTGGTGGGTGACGTATCCCTCACCGGCGGCAACGGCGGCGCCGGCATCGCGGTGCCCGCAAGCTCCGCCCTTATCATCACTGGCGACGGCAGCCTGACCGCCATCGGCAGCAATGGCAGCGATGGAAACGGCTCCGGCGCTGGCATCGGCGGCACCGCTGCCAATGGTTCCAGCGGCGACATTTCCGTGGATTCCCTGAGCGCCCTGACTGCCCAGGGGTACGGCGGCCATGCCGCCGGCATCGGCAGCGCCACCGGAAACAGCGGCTCCATCGAACTGTCCCATGTCGGCAATGTCCGTGTCCAGGGCGGCTGGGCAGGCTACGAGAACCAGACCAACTCCAACAAGAACAGCCCCGAGGGCGGCCCCGCCATCGGCGGCGGCGGAAAGGGCCCCAACGAATACAACAGCGACGGCTCCGACGGCACGGGCCTTTGCGGCGACATCTCCATCACCGATACCACTATCCTCAGCGCGGTGGGCGGCAACAAGTGCGCGGCCATCGGCTCCGCCTGCTGGTCCGACTGCGGCACCATCACCATTGACCGCTCCAGCCTCTCCGGCATCTTGGGCGGCGGCTGCGGCGGCGCTGGCATCGGGCTGGGTCGCTACAACACCAACGCCACCGGCGATGTGGAGATTGTCATCACCGATTCCACCGTCAGCGCCAGGGGCGGCGCCTTGGGCCCCGCCATCGGCACCACCAGCACAGACGATTTGGGCGGCGGCAACGCCGGCACCGACTCCGCCGTCACCATCGTGAACAGCACGGTGGAGGCCATTGCCGGCCAGGGCGCGGCGGCCATCGGCGCCGGATACCGGTTCGGCAACGTGCGGATCACGATTGAGAAAAATTCCTCCGTCTACGCCTTAGGCGGCGTGCTGGAGAGCAAGGGTGAGATCAACAAGAACGGCGCGTCCGCCATCGGCAGCGGCGCCTACGGCAGCTGGTGCCCCGGCTCCTCCTACGGCGAGTGCACCGAAAGCCGCGGCATCACCGATTTCTACGGCCCCTGCGAGATCTCCATCGACAGCACCTGCTCCGTGGTGGCCCTCTCCAACGGCGGCAAATGGGCCATTGACCTTGGCGCGGAACTCAGCTCCGACGTCTCCGGCGTGGCGCCCATGATCCAGGCCAGATTTCTGGTGGAAGAGGGCCTGCTGTCCTTCTCCAAGGAGGCGCTGGGCCAGAGTGACTATTACGAAAAAAATGACGCCGATGCATGCACCATGATCGCCTCCAACGCCGAGAACACGGTGAACATGGCGGGCCAAAGCGTCACCCTTCCCGCCGGCTACATCTGCGCGGCGGTGTCCACCGGCCGGACCGGGACCTTCCGCATCCAGACCAGCGACGATACCCTGCGTTTCAGCCAGTACGACGACGCCAACGCTACTTTCGATTACGCAGGCCAGGAGAGTTTGGCAAAGGCCGACGCGGCCTTCGCGGCCAACTCCACTCTGGCGGAGAGCTCCTACCTCTATGTGGCGCTGCGGGGCGATGAGGTCCCCGACGAGAAGCCGACTCCCGGCGGCAACGAAGAAAACTCTGACGACCCCAGCGACGAGCCTTCCGGCGGAACGCCCTCTGTCCCGGAGACCATCGTGGACGAGGATGTCCCCATGGGCGACCTGCCTGAGATCGAGCCTGAGACTGAACCCGAGGAGGCCGTTGAAATCCCGGAGGAAGAGGCCCCTCTGGCCGACGCCCCCAAGACGGGAGACAGCAGCCTGCTGCTTTTCGGCGCCATGCTGGGTTCGCTGGGCGGCCTTGTGCTGCTGATGCGGAAAAAGGCCAGCGAGTAA
- a CDS encoding ATP-dependent helicase, which yields MNNERYVAARKRVIERDFRRLNPEQRRAAMATEGPLLLLAGAGSGKTTVLIQRVYNLLTYGRGSDCDEVPEWASEEDLEFLEHYPENPTEEEQRRAKRLCAVESAVPWSVLAITFTNKAAGELKERLAARLGPAANDIWASTFHSACVKILRRDADKVGFSKDFTIYDTDDSKRVIKDALKELGLEEKSFPPRDVLSIISSSKDKYESPQEFAQRMEATNDWRLKRIAKVYAAYQERLRTANAMDFDDIIYHTVELLQRSEETRTFYQRKFRYVLVDEYQDTNHLQYLLTSLLAGGYKNICVVGDDDQSIYRFRGANIENILSFEKQYKNARVIRLEQNYRSTQNILDAANAVIRNNHGRKGKTLWTENGGGSLVTVKTTFNETDEANYVVSSILSECRRGRSFRDCAVLYRMNAQSNALEQALRRNGIAYKVVGGMKFFDRAEIKDMLAYLCVINNPDDDLRLTRIINVPARSIGAATVEKVQSLARSQGTSMFGVLARAASYPELKSAAGKLGKFAELIASLRAQAASMELPEFYEQVCAQTGYTAALMEKDDMESRGRLENVQELQSSIVGFLENQPEDPTLSGFLNEIALYTDLDSVNEGDDAVTLMTIHSAKGLEFPSVYVVGMEDGIFPGNRAIGEEEEMEEERRLCYVAMTRAKEQLTLVNARQRMLYGRTSSNLPSRFLEEIPAENMEWLSKPEQRRSAWGDDDPFFREQEGWSPRRGAAAAGSPAAAPERGAPRRAAPSAARKISASAPLLELVKGDMVEHSAFGTGMVVSVRPMGGDALVEVAFDGIGTKKLMLKSAGVHMKKL from the coding sequence ATGAATAATGAACGATATGTAGCGGCCCGCAAGCGGGTCATTGAACGGGATTTCCGGCGCCTGAACCCGGAGCAGCGCCGGGCGGCCATGGCGACGGAAGGGCCGCTGCTGCTGCTGGCGGGCGCAGGGAGCGGGAAGACCACCGTGCTGATCCAGCGGGTGTATAACCTTTTGACCTATGGCCGGGGCAGCGACTGCGATGAGGTGCCGGAGTGGGCGTCGGAGGAGGACCTGGAGTTCTTGGAGCACTATCCCGAAAATCCCACGGAGGAGGAGCAGCGCCGGGCCAAAAGGCTTTGCGCCGTGGAGAGCGCGGTGCCATGGTCGGTGCTGGCCATCACCTTTACCAACAAGGCTGCGGGAGAGCTGAAAGAGCGCCTGGCGGCCCGGCTGGGCCCGGCGGCCAACGACATCTGGGCCTCCACCTTCCACTCCGCCTGCGTGAAGATCCTGCGGCGGGATGCGGACAAGGTGGGCTTCAGCAAGGACTTCACCATCTACGATACCGACGACAGCAAGCGGGTCATCAAGGACGCGCTGAAGGAGCTGGGGCTGGAGGAGAAATCCTTTCCGCCCCGGGACGTGCTGTCCATCATCAGCAGCTCCAAAGACAAGTACGAAAGCCCCCAGGAGTTTGCCCAGCGCATGGAAGCCACCAACGACTGGCGCTTAAAGCGCATTGCCAAGGTTTACGCCGCCTATCAGGAGCGGTTGCGCACGGCCAACGCCATGGATTTTGACGACATCATCTACCACACGGTGGAGCTTTTGCAGCGCAGCGAGGAGACGCGGACATTCTATCAGCGCAAGTTCCGCTATGTGCTGGTGGACGAGTACCAGGATACCAACCACCTGCAGTACCTGCTGACGTCCCTGCTGGCGGGAGGGTACAAGAACATCTGTGTGGTGGGCGACGACGACCAGTCCATTTACCGCTTCCGTGGTGCCAATATTGAGAACATCCTCAGCTTTGAAAAGCAATACAAAAACGCGCGGGTGATCCGGCTGGAGCAGAATTACCGCTCCACCCAAAACATTCTGGACGCCGCCAACGCGGTGATCCGAAATAACCACGGCCGAAAGGGCAAGACGCTCTGGACGGAGAACGGCGGTGGCAGCCTGGTGACTGTGAAAACCACCTTCAACGAGACGGACGAGGCAAATTATGTGGTCTCCTCCATCCTCTCCGAGTGCCGCCGGGGCCGCAGCTTCCGGGACTGCGCAGTGCTCTACCGCATGAACGCCCAATCCAACGCGCTGGAGCAGGCGCTGCGCCGCAACGGCATCGCCTACAAGGTGGTGGGCGGCATGAAGTTCTTTGACCGCGCTGAGATCAAGGACATGCTGGCGTATCTGTGCGTCATCAACAATCCGGACGACGATCTGCGCCTCACCCGCATCATCAATGTGCCCGCACGGTCCATCGGAGCCGCCACGGTGGAGAAGGTGCAGTCCCTGGCCAGAAGCCAGGGGACATCCATGTTTGGGGTTCTTGCCAGGGCGGCTTCCTATCCGGAGCTCAAAAGCGCCGCGGGAAAGCTTGGGAAGTTTGCCGAGCTGATCGCCTCGCTCCGCGCCCAGGCCGCGTCCATGGAACTTCCGGAGTTTTATGAGCAGGTCTGTGCCCAGACGGGCTATACCGCCGCATTGATGGAAAAGGACGATATGGAGAGCCGTGGCCGGCTGGAAAACGTCCAGGAGCTCCAGTCCAGCATTGTGGGCTTTTTGGAGAACCAGCCGGAGGATCCCACGCTGTCCGGCTTCCTCAATGAGATCGCCCTGTATACCGATCTGGACTCGGTGAACGAGGGGGATGACGCCGTGACGCTGATGACCATTCACAGCGCCAAGGGACTGGAATTCCCGTCGGTTTACGTGGTGGGCATGGAGGACGGCATTTTCCCGGGCAACCGCGCCATCGGGGAAGAGGAGGAAATGGAGGAGGAACGGCGGCTGTGCTACGTGGCCATGACCCGGGCCAAGGAGCAGCTGACGCTGGTCAACGCCCGGCAGCGGATGCTGTACGGCCGCACCAGCAGCAACCTGCCCTCCCGGTTCCTGGAGGAGATTCCGGCGGAGAACATGGAGTGGCTCAGCAAGCCGGAGCAGCGCCGCAGCGCCTGGGGAGACGACGATCCTTTCTTCCGGGAGCAGGAGGGCTGGAGCCCCCGCCGCGGCGCCGCGGCCGCCGGGAGCCCCGCCGCAGCCCCGGAGAGGGGAGCGCCCCGCCGGGCGGCCCCTTCCGCAGCACGGAAGATATCGGCCTCCGCGCCGCTGCTGGAACTGGTCAAGGGCGACATGGTGGAGCACAGCGCCTTTGGAACCGGCATGGTGGTCTCCGTCCGTCCCATGGGCGGCGATGCCTTGGTGGAGGTGGCCTTTGACGGGATCGGCACCAAGAAGCTGATGCTCAAATCCGCCGGCGTACATATGAAAAAGCTGTAA
- a CDS encoding BlaI/MecI/CopY family transcriptional regulator: MKINLSDGEWKVMNRLWEHAPRTITELVGALREETGWSKHTVITMLGRMESKGAVHYAEGARAKQYYPSIRREDAILTETESFLHKVGGFGSLVNAMVSTNALTEKDLAELSELLRQTKEESL, encoded by the coding sequence ATGAAGATCAATCTGTCCGACGGGGAATGGAAAGTGATGAACCGTCTGTGGGAGCATGCGCCCCGCACCATTACGGAGCTGGTGGGCGCGCTGCGGGAGGAGACCGGCTGGTCCAAGCATACGGTCATCACCATGCTGGGCCGGATGGAATCCAAGGGCGCCGTCCACTATGCGGAGGGAGCCCGGGCCAAGCAGTATTACCCCTCCATCCGCCGGGAGGACGCCATTTTGACGGAGACGGAGAGCTTTCTCCACAAGGTGGGCGGATTCGGCTCCCTGGTCAATGCCATGGTGTCTACCAACGCCCTCACGGAAAAAGACCTTGCGGAGCTTTCCGAGCTGCTGCGGCAAACGAAGGAGGAGTCGTTATGA
- a CDS encoding M56 family metallopeptidase translates to MKEILITSSLLILALLTLRRVFRHKISRRVQYALWLVVALRLLVPVSLPDMGFSALSVTQNVQETVSAQLESRTVYVLPVDRAPAEEYPFSQQVQPGQVVPDGASFGYPVLSRDGQTVTRYADRLTATEVLSLVWKAGILLTGIWFLVGNLLFYRRLRKTRRPFETKEAALPCYLVEDGLSSPCLFGLLRPAVYLTPSACSSEERLRHVLAHETAHYRHGDHIWSLLRCLCLAVYWFNPLVWAAAAASRTDCELACDESALQHLGEAQRIPYGQTLLSLIPVKAVPTGLLRTATTMTSGKHQLKDRIQRIAQKRQTVAAALFAVVVLVAAVCAFTFTGGDAEKPWDPIGEEELHYFNEEYFNGEDYNLRNQFLSSLYDAPEEIDLFELFYCGSGLTEEMTAPELQSVIDVGYGGYPPDTDYTKLSASNMNQVLEDYLGLTLDETRQIGLEQFTYLAEYDAYYCFHGDTNYRGSVTFSSGSRRGDLIRLIYDDWFMGDGYKVLTLRKTGGGYHFVSNQRYLPPPAGELDQVLSLERAAPHPLEAVPTEEHVSDLLEILQSCPIEQGNLEGRTAAFYRAADETIYAALIQSEADLWTAECFLTVEYDATADRLSIRPFSNLLGYDGFVVEYPIAMGTSVTAYYTLDDAGQLQLLFETTGGCSTYDMDLDGQQELLYEPLGAEPEERGLYLLFQGQGELKEAHLDSLLQDAYPNWSYWEFGSFDSGSFLLPLNGYDEQNNWTTSQRFLRFTGGTLESYRDNRSTKDHVMEGIDAAEDVLAAAKEEVEGFYREARDYDREYDPHYDDWRIESLTFTGSYEIHGVPVELYNLNYEFHSSSPESVALAGGMYLKEDGWLCPSYPYCTHLLFLKNDDGSRSYVGARMINDCGPDSDLFWEDFQPLLFESDVFFDPEDAFRAAVMEHVGASLGEGALYAAEAHAVLSIADPGEPLSTYYGVALYQESGYTGGVDLTVLRQCFFPCSVTLEQRGELFYIQDFWAPAGSIVVPSPPSASRPADAEWLPQVEAQFPSDAAKLVRTTMDSYEEGLSLACARETASYWEGAYSSYLGSQSADVVANFLLKISNSPADISFQYDVRAESALNRLFDQYLRTPYDLSISLSGLGEAEQADLVHLLALEAQYNQWQYEARELPAAFPSTSEGRRAEEFYNQVESAIHELDGTETKTVREDTYGLTLAYPAGWDSFGTVRTSAEEGGETVFSLRENGAFQKTGDGLVWTITISPRDEFEAELGTDFSQFVGPAGGVIGTDQTYVYVLSEPTDVQYLEHNFLSRRHYGCLRVCSQTVLEDFLSRNGIDANPQCPLLNCYMAE, encoded by the coding sequence ATGAAAGAAATCCTGATCACCTCTTCCCTGCTGATCCTTGCGCTGCTAACGCTGCGCCGGGTGTTCCGCCACAAGATCAGCCGCCGGGTCCAATACGCCCTGTGGCTCGTGGTGGCGCTGCGCCTGCTGGTGCCGGTGAGCCTGCCGGACATGGGTTTCAGCGCCCTCAGCGTCACTCAAAACGTCCAGGAGACGGTCTCCGCCCAATTGGAAAGCCGGACGGTTTACGTCCTGCCCGTGGACCGCGCCCCGGCGGAGGAGTACCCCTTTTCCCAGCAGGTGCAGCCCGGCCAGGTGGTGCCGGACGGCGCCTCCTTCGGCTATCCCGTCCTCTCCCGGGACGGGCAGACCGTCACCCGCTACGCCGACCGTCTGACGGCCACGGAGGTGCTCTCTCTGGTCTGGAAGGCAGGAATCCTTCTGACCGGCATCTGGTTCCTTGTGGGGAACCTGCTCTTTTACCGCCGCCTGCGCAAAACCCGCCGCCCCTTTGAGACAAAAGAGGCCGCGCTGCCCTGCTACCTGGTGGAAGATGGCCTCTCCTCGCCCTGCCTCTTCGGCCTCCTCCGTCCTGCCGTCTACCTGACGCCCTCGGCCTGCTCCTCGGAAGAGCGGCTGCGCCACGTGCTGGCCCATGAAACGGCCCACTATCGCCACGGGGACCACATCTGGTCGCTGCTGCGGTGCCTGTGCCTTGCGGTCTACTGGTTCAACCCGCTGGTCTGGGCCGCTGCGGCCGCCTCCCGCACGGACTGCGAACTGGCCTGCGATGAATCCGCCCTGCAGCACCTGGGGGAGGCGCAGCGGATTCCCTACGGCCAGACGCTGCTGTCCCTCATTCCGGTAAAAGCAGTCCCCACCGGGCTTTTGCGCACGGCAACCACCATGACCTCCGGAAAGCATCAGCTCAAAGACCGCATCCAGCGCATCGCCCAAAAGCGACAGACCGTGGCGGCGGCACTGTTCGCCGTGGTGGTCCTGGTGGCCGCCGTCTGCGCCTTCACCTTCACCGGCGGTGACGCGGAAAAGCCCTGGGACCCCATCGGTGAGGAGGAGCTGCATTACTTTAATGAGGAGTACTTCAACGGGGAGGACTATAACCTCCGCAACCAGTTCCTCTCCTCCCTCTATGACGCGCCGGAAGAGATCGACCTCTTTGAGCTCTTTTACTGCGGCAGCGGCCTGACAGAGGAAATGACAGCGCCTGAGCTCCAGTCGGTGATTGATGTGGGCTATGGCGGCTACCCGCCTGATACCGACTACACCAAGCTCTCTGCCTCAAACATGAATCAGGTCTTGGAAGACTACCTGGGCCTTACTTTGGACGAAACCCGGCAGATTGGGCTGGAGCAGTTCACCTATCTTGCTGAGTACGATGCATACTATTGCTTCCATGGCGACACCAACTACCGGGGCAGCGTCACCTTTTCTTCCGGCAGCCGCCGGGGGGACCTGATCCGCCTGATCTACGACGACTGGTTTATGGGCGATGGCTATAAGGTGCTCACACTGCGAAAGACAGGCGGCGGCTATCACTTCGTCTCCAACCAGCGCTACCTGCCCCCTCCCGCCGGTGAGCTGGATCAGGTGCTCTCCCTTGAACGCGCGGCCCCCCATCCCTTGGAGGCCGTCCCCACTGAGGAGCACGTCTCCGACCTTCTGGAGATTTTGCAGTCCTGCCCCATAGAGCAGGGCAATTTGGAAGGGCGCACCGCTGCCTTCTACCGCGCCGCGGATGAAACCATTTACGCCGCGCTCATCCAGAGCGAAGCGGACCTCTGGACGGCGGAGTGCTTTTTAACCGTAGAGTACGACGCCACCGCCGACCGCCTTTCCATCCGGCCCTTCTCCAACCTCTTGGGATACGACGGCTTTGTGGTGGAGTATCCCATTGCCATGGGTACCTCGGTGACCGCCTATTACACCTTGGACGATGCGGGTCAGCTTCAGCTGCTGTTTGAAACCACCGGCGGCTGCTCCACATACGACATGGACCTGGACGGCCAGCAGGAGCTCCTTTATGAGCCCCTGGGGGCGGAACCGGAGGAGCGGGGCCTCTACCTCCTCTTCCAGGGCCAGGGCGAACTGAAAGAAGCCCATCTGGACTCCCTGTTACAGGACGCCTACCCCAACTGGAGTTACTGGGAGTTCGGTTCCTTTGACAGCGGGAGCTTTCTGCTGCCTTTAAACGGCTACGATGAGCAGAACAACTGGACCACGAGCCAGCGCTTCCTCCGGTTTACCGGCGGCACCCTGGAATCCTACCGGGACAACCGCTCCACCAAGGACCATGTGATGGAGGGCATCGACGCGGCGGAGGACGTGCTGGCCGCCGCCAAGGAGGAAGTGGAGGGCTTCTATCGCGAAGCCAGGGACTATGACCGGGAATACGACCCCCATTACGATGACTGGCGCATCGAGAGCCTGACCTTCACCGGCTCCTATGAGATTCACGGCGTTCCGGTGGAGCTTTACAACCTCAACTATGAGTTCCACTCCTCCTCGCCGGAGTCCGTGGCGCTGGCCGGCGGCATGTATCTGAAGGAGGACGGATGGCTCTGCCCCTCCTATCCCTACTGCACCCATCTTCTCTTTCTTAAGAATGACGACGGCAGCCGCTCGTATGTGGGTGCCCGGATGATCAACGACTGCGGGCCCGACTCAGACCTCTTTTGGGAGGACTTCCAGCCCCTGCTTTTTGAAAGCGACGTGTTTTTTGACCCGGAGGACGCCTTCCGCGCGGCGGTGATGGAGCATGTCGGCGCTTCCCTTGGAGAGGGTGCGCTCTACGCCGCCGAGGCCCACGCCGTGCTCTCCATCGCCGACCCCGGCGAACCTCTCTCCACCTACTACGGCGTGGCCCTCTATCAGGAGTCCGGCTACACCGGCGGCGTCGACCTCACCGTGCTGCGCCAGTGCTTTTTCCCATGCTCCGTGACTCTGGAACAGCGGGGAGAGCTCTTCTATATCCAGGACTTCTGGGCCCCGGCGGGCAGCATCGTCGTTCCCTCCCCTCCCTCCGCCTCCCGTCCCGCAGACGCAGAATGGCTCCCGCAGGTGGAAGCCCAATTCCCCTCCGACGCCGCAAAACTGGTCCGAACTACCATGGACTCCTATGAGGAGGGGCTGTCCCTTGCCTGCGCCCGGGAAACCGCCTCCTACTGGGAGGGCGCCTATTCCTCATACCTGGGCAGTCAAAGCGCCGACGTGGTGGCGAACTTCCTGCTCAAGATCAGCAATTCCCCCGCGGACATCTCTTTCCAGTATGACGTCCGGGCGGAGAGTGCTCTGAACAGACTCTTCGACCAGTATCTCCGCACGCCCTACGACCTGAGCATTTCCCTCTCCGGCCTTGGGGAAGCCGAGCAGGCGGATCTCGTCCACCTTTTGGCCCTGGAGGCCCAGTATAACCAGTGGCAGTATGAGGCCCGGGAGCTTCCGGCGGCTTTCCCCTCCACATCGGAGGGCCGCCGGGCTGAGGAATTTTACAACCAGGTGGAATCGGCTATCCACGAGCTGGACGGCACTGAGACCAAGACGGTCCGGGAGGATACTTACGGCCTGACCCTTGCCTATCCGGCGGGCTGGGACTCGTTCGGCACGGTGCGCACCAGCGCGGAAGAGGGCGGAGAGACAGTCTTTTCCCTCCGGGAGAATGGGGCCTTTCAAAAGACCGGAGACGGCCTGGTGTGGACGATCACAATCTCGCCCAGAGATGAATTTGAAGCTGAGCTGGGCACCGACTTCTCCCAGTTCGTGGGCCCGGCCGGCGGCGTCATCGGCACCGATCAGACCTATGTCTACGTGTTGTCAGAGCCAACGGATGTACAGTACCTGGAGCACAACTTCTTGAGCCGGCGCCACTACGGCTGCCTGCGGGTCTGCTCCCAGACGGTGCTGGAGGATTTTTTGAGCCGCAACGGCATTGACGCCAACCCCCAGTGCCCCCTGCTCAACTGCTACATGGCGGAATAA
- a CDS encoding DHHW family protein: MQKRYAQFICILFCLFIGGFFALHLILPDREKSEVENRTLQQAPRFSVGAVLDGSFMEDVETYIADQFPMRDEWTGVKARSEQAIGKREFGGVYLCGDTLIARVAEPDAALVEKNLGYVKALAEKTELPVYLGLIPSAAEVWRDRLPEGAASYDQRLVLEQARSIGVPLVDYDSVLNDHAEEPVFYRTDHHWTTLGAYYGYTAAARALGLDPEPMGGVRQVSDSFSGTLYSTSGIHWLKPDTMEIAVEEEGLKVTSYRTGKPEAGALYDWSKLEGKDKYSFFLGGNQPLCIVENPAVQEGGRLLIIRDSYADSLTPFLVQNFEQVHLLDLRYYKGSVAQYAQENGIDAVLISYSVPNFIEEKNMALLGQ; this comes from the coding sequence GTGCAAAAGCGATACGCGCAGTTCATCTGTATTTTGTTCTGCCTCTTTATCGGAGGATTCTTTGCCCTCCACCTGATCCTCCCGGACCGGGAGAAGTCGGAGGTGGAAAACCGCACCCTTCAGCAGGCGCCGCGCTTTTCCGTGGGAGCCGTGCTGGACGGCAGCTTCATGGAGGATGTGGAGACCTACATTGCCGACCAGTTTCCCATGCGGGATGAGTGGACCGGGGTGAAGGCCCGCAGCGAGCAGGCCATCGGCAAGCGGGAGTTTGGCGGGGTCTATCTATGCGGCGACACGCTGATCGCCAGGGTGGCTGAGCCGGACGCGGCCCTGGTGGAGAAGAACCTGGGCTATGTGAAGGCCCTGGCGGAAAAGACGGAGCTTCCTGTGTACCTGGGGCTGATCCCATCGGCGGCGGAGGTTTGGAGGGACCGTTTGCCGGAAGGGGCCGCCTCCTATGACCAGCGGCTGGTTTTGGAGCAGGCCCGGTCCATAGGCGTGCCTCTGGTGGACTATGACTCCGTGCTGAACGACCACGCGGAGGAGCCCGTCTTTTACCGGACAGACCACCACTGGACTACCTTGGGCGCTTACTACGGCTATACCGCCGCAGCCCGGGCCTTGGGCCTGGATCCGGAGCCCATGGGCGGGGTTCGCCAGGTCAGCGACAGCTTTTCCGGCACGCTTTACTCCACCTCGGGCATCCACTGGCTAAAGCCCGACACCATGGAAATCGCCGTGGAGGAGGAAGGGCTGAAGGTGACCTCCTACCGCACCGGCAAGCCGGAGGCAGGTGCGCTGTACGACTGGAGCAAGCTGGAGGGGAAGGACAAGTACTCCTTCTTCCTGGGCGGCAACCAGCCCCTTTGCATCGTGGAAAATCCGGCCGTGCAAGAGGGCGGACGCCTTCTGATCATCCGGGACTCCTACGCCGACTCCCTGACCCCGTTTCTTGTTCAAAATTTTGAGCAGGTGCATCTGCTGGACCTGCGCTATTATAAGGGCTCCGTGGCGCAGTACGCACAGGAAAACGGCATTGACGCCGTATTGATCTCCTACAGCGTGCCCAACTTCATCGAAGAAAAAAACATGGCCCTGTTAGGCCAGTGA